The following is a genomic window from Butyricimonas faecihominis.
GTCTATACATAGACATGGAAGAATGGCTAGGAGCCATGGGTGCCGACGAGAACGCTCAAGCCTTGATATACACGGAAGAAAGCGGGAACATCCTCCGGAAACTCAACCTGAAATCCTTCGAATCGGACTACAAGGTCATGATCATCTGGTTGCCCGAAAAGATGAAAACGGAATGTTCCAACAAACTTTTAAAGATACTGGAAGAACCCTACCCGAACACGTTATTCCTGCTGGTCACCGAACACGCCGAGGAAATCATCACCACGATTCTCTCGCGGACGCAGAGGATCAAGGTACCCCCTCTGACCCAAGAAAACATAGCGAAACAACTGGTTCTTCAAAAACACTTGGTCCGGGACTCGGCCGATCAAGTCGCTCACGTGGCATCCGGTAGCTGGCTGAGAGCCCTCCGCATGCTGAACGAAACCGACGAATCTGTTTACAACCAAGAGAAATTCGTGCAGATGATGCGTCTCTGCTGGGAACGGAAAATGCTCCCCGTCAACGAATTTGTCAATGAACTCGCTTCTCTCGGAAGAGAAAAGCAAAAAAGTTTCCTGATGCATTGCATCCGTATGTTACGGGAAAACTTTGTCAG
Proteins encoded in this region:
- a CDS encoding ATP-binding protein encodes the protein MFFKDVIGHEEIKQRLITSLQTGRISHAQLFSGDTGAGSLALALAFTQYLFCTGDKHEDACGVCPECKKMQKLIHPDLHFVFPVVKSAKIKTPISDEYINEWRSLLLKSLYIDMEEWLGAMGADENAQALIYTEESGNILRKLNLKSFESDYKVMIIWLPEKMKTECSNKLLKILEEPYPNTLFLLVTEHAEEIITTILSRTQRIKVPPLTQENIAKQLVLQKHLVRDSADQVAHVASGSWLRALRMLNETDESVYNQEKFVQMMRLCWERKMLPVNEFVNELASLGREKQKSFLMHCIRMLRENFVRNFGIEKIVYMTEREKTFSTRFSPYVHEGNIIPLFDEFERAYSDIIRNGNGKIIFTDLCIKVMQNIRP